The genomic region AGCGCTCATAGCTGTTATCAAATACCTCAACACAGTCGCTCCCGTCATGGAACTCGGCAATCTTATTTCCCAAACAGAAACCATCCAAAAGCGTATCCGGCATTTAACTGCTTCCTTTTTTGCGCGTTCGTTGAAGTGGGTGTCTGGCGATAGCAGCAGTCCTGGCTAAAACATGATCTCTGCCCGCTTGAATCCCAGAGTCCGGAGCGCCTCAATCGCAGTATCAACGGATGAATAACTGCAGACCTTCTCATCATCTGTCACCAGAAAATGGCTATACCCCTGGCGTTCCTTAAAGAGCAAAATCCATTCTTTTCGTTTAGCGGACGGGGCCTGAACGATGTGCACTTCGGCAATCTCGCCCTTCCGTCGCGATTCCACTATTTCGCCTTTCTTCACTTTTAGATCCTTGAGCCTGGGAGGCGAACGAGGCAGACGCTGGGTGCTAGACGCTACTGTTACCGAATCCCGTTGAATGCGCATTGGCTTACCATTACATTATAATGGTATTATAACAATATTATAACCACATTATTAAATGAGGACTGACTGGATGAACCTGCTTTCTACTCAGTTGACGGATCTGGAGCCAGCGGAGCTGATTGAACAAGCGCTGTTCCGGAAGGAAGGTTTTTTCGCCAATAATGGCGCACTCTCGATAACCACAGGAAAGCGGACCGGCCGATCACCGGCTGATCGCTTCATCGTCGAGGACGAGCTGACCCGACAGACGGTGGACTGGGGGGAGGTAAATCAGCCCTTTTCCCAACAGAAGTTTGAAGAACTCTGGCTGCGGGTCCAAGATACCTTGGCGACGGAAGAGCATTTTTTGTCGCATCTCTCGGTGGGGGCCGATCCGAGATTTGCGATTCCCGTGTCGGTCTATACTGATACTGCGTGGCAAAGCCTGTTCGCCTACAACATGTTTGTACGAACCAGTCCGTTCGAGACAGGTGATATGAAGCGGTGGACATTAATGAGCTGCACGCGATTCACCTGCGATCCGGTGAGAGATGGTACTCATTCTGAATCTGCACTGATTATTGATTTTTCGAGCCGACGCGTTTTGATTGCTGGCCTGTGCTACGCCGGCGAAATCAAGAAGGCGATGTTCTCTGTGCAAAACTTCCTTCTGCCACAAAATAACGTACTGCCTATGCACTGTTCCGCAAACGTCGGAGAAGACGGGGATACCTGCCTTTTCTTCGGGCTGTCGGGTACGGGCAAAACCACGCTCTCGGCGGATCCTGACCGTTTTCTGATCGGTGACGATGAACATGGTTGGGCGAAGCATTCGGTGTTCAATATCGAGGGTGGCTGCTACGCAAAGACGATCGATCTTTCGAGGAAGAACGAGCCGATCATCTGGGATGCCATTCGGTTCGGCGCCATTA from Marinobacter sp. LV10R510-11A harbors:
- a CDS encoding phosphoenolpyruvate carboxykinase, whose product is MNLLSTQLTDLEPAELIEQALFRKEGFFANNGALSITTGKRTGRSPADRFIVEDELTRQTVDWGEVNQPFSQQKFEELWLRVQDTLATEEHFLSHLSVGADPRFAIPVSVYTDTAWQSLFAYNMFVRTSPFETGDMKRWTLMSCTRFTCDPVRDGTHSESALIIDFSSRRVLIAGLCYAGEIKKAMFSVQNFLLPQNNVLPMHCSANVGEDGDTCLFFGLSGTGKTTLSADPDRFLIGDDEHGWAKHSVFNIEGGCYAKTIDLSRKNEPIIWDAIRFGAIIENVQVDPVSRRPDYADTELTENGRCSYPLEHVDKRVEENQAGEPATVIFLTCDLFGVLPPVSILTPEAAAYHFLSGYTARVGSTEVGGHKGIAPTFSACFGAPFMPLPPQVYAELLMKRLSEFGSRVYLVNTGWTGGSGTADGGGQRFPIPVTRAIVSACQSGQLSGAETERLSILNLAIPEKVPGVDEHYLNPRKAWQNPSDYDAAARTLADLFNANIRRYNVPESILKAGPGQVE